One Methanolobus sp. WCC4 DNA segment encodes these proteins:
- a CDS encoding methylamine methyltransferase corrinoid protein reductive activase: protein MKLGVAIDIGTSGIRAQKIDLDSGDIQKTVITLRNPLPGANVMDHLDFAITYGLDLAQGLHVNAVKHVIETLGVKPEELERMSICGNPIQLSIFQGIPIDDLAYAGERKKERLNIKESDRSARIIDCSEIKGLEVYPNAQLVVPPAIRHEVGADALALIIKSGFLDTKETAIATDYGTNAEMALIHEGTIYTGSAAAGPALEGQQIKYGNLASPFVISDVEFEGKNIRNYVLDADMDTVKAQLINPNNGDIIEEDSIKAKGITGTGVIAIIEAGMKDGIITLPKINTPDHILYLQDKIKFFEKDVEAAGLAIGAIRAGHLALCNAAGIEVADVKKAYMSGAAGTYMDAVKAHQVGMVPYNVDEVIQIGNTSLIVAREILLSEDRLWELQDIAGKIVSNHVMFATDPAFKEAYIQEISYWGEGMPFKMLKKFLKKKGLPQIDLPEGVVSVNKVVEKDIPVLGPEGLEVIEQVGTYLTMKVDCPECEKCIKVCPNDAITMDSEGIVMISSDLCDGANCKRCINACPNDKFKWENLVVLEEAA from the coding sequence ATGAAACTTGGAGTTGCAATAGATATTGGTACCAGTGGTATAAGAGCACAGAAGATCGACCTTGATTCCGGCGATATCCAGAAGACAGTCATCACTCTCCGTAACCCGCTCCCGGGAGCAAATGTTATGGATCACCTGGACTTCGCTATCACCTATGGACTTGATCTTGCTCAGGGCCTGCACGTTAACGCGGTAAAGCACGTTATAGAGACATTGGGTGTCAAGCCCGAAGAACTGGAAAGGATGTCAATTTGTGGAAACCCTATACAGCTTTCAATATTCCAGGGAATCCCTATTGATGACCTCGCATATGCAGGCGAGAGAAAGAAAGAAAGGCTGAACATCAAGGAATCTGACAGAAGCGCAAGGATCATTGATTGTTCAGAGATCAAAGGACTTGAAGTATATCCAAACGCACAGCTTGTAGTCCCACCAGCGATCAGACACGAAGTTGGTGCCGATGCACTTGCTCTTATCATTAAGTCAGGATTCCTGGACACAAAAGAAACAGCTATAGCAACTGACTACGGAACCAACGCTGAGATGGCACTCATCCACGAGGGCACCATCTACACAGGTTCCGCAGCAGCAGGTCCTGCACTTGAAGGTCAGCAGATCAAATACGGTAACCTAGCATCACCATTCGTCATCTCAGATGTCGAGTTCGAGGGCAAGAACATACGCAACTATGTCCTTGACGCAGATATGGACACCGTCAAAGCACAGTTGATCAACCCGAACAATGGAGACATAATCGAAGAGGATTCGATCAAGGCAAAAGGAATTACCGGAACAGGTGTAATTGCCATCATCGAGGCAGGAATGAAGGACGGGATCATCACGCTCCCAAAGATTAACACACCTGACCACATCCTGTATTTGCAGGACAAGATCAAGTTCTTCGAGAAGGACGTTGAAGCAGCAGGTCTTGCAATTGGTGCTATCCGCGCAGGTCACCTTGCACTCTGTAATGCAGCCGGTATTGAGGTTGCCGATGTAAAGAAGGCATACATGTCCGGTGCTGCAGGTACTTACATGGATGCTGTCAAGGCGCACCAGGTAGGTATGGTCCCATACAATGTAGATGAAGTAATACAGATCGGTAACACCTCACTTATTGTCGCAAGGGAGATCCTTCTTTCAGAGGACAGGCTCTGGGAACTCCAGGATATTGCAGGAAAGATCGTCAGCAACCACGTGATGTTTGCAACTGACCCTGCCTTCAAGGAAGCCTACATCCAGGAGATATCATACTGGGGAGAAGGCATGCCTTTCAAGATGCTCAAGAAATTCCTTAAGAAGAAAGGACTTCCACAGATCGACCTTCCGGAAGGCGTTGTCAGTGTAAACAAGGTTGTTGAGAAAGATATTCCTGTACTTGGTCCTGAAGGACTTGAAGTCATTGAGCAGGTTGGAACATACCTTACCATGAAGGTTGATTGCCCTGAGTGTGAGAAGTGTATCAAGGTCTGTCCTAACGATGCTATAACAATGGACTCTGAGGGTATTGTAATGATAAGCTCTGACCTCTGTGACGGTGCAAATTGTAAGAGATGCATCAATGCATGTCCGAATGATAAGTTCAAGTGGGAAAACCTGGTAGTATTGGAAGAGGCAGCATAA
- the feoB gene encoding ferrous iron transport protein B, whose product MEKREIKIALIGNPNVGKTTLFNALTGSRQHVGNWPGVTVEKKSGRVTYKEYDIEVIDLPGTYSLTAYSMDEIVARDYIIEEKPDVVIQVVDASNLERNLYLTTQLMELGSRILIVLNMYDIAEERGDRIYIEKMQELLATPVIKTVATQEKGIHDLLDRVIEQKEIDQQHGHEIGYGNEIEDRVLEIEKVLSEDENRDKRYPLRWLAIRLLEGDSNVREKIADSPVYDRVMKIIDSIDQEEYEAEIADKRYLAINTIFPQMCTRANDTLTKSDMIDRVLTNKYLGIPIFLALMWGAFELTFAFATPFMDMIDIAATWFAGYVSSSLHPDWLASLVGDGIIGGVGAVLVFVPNIFILFFLLSLLEGSGYLARAAFIMDKLMYKIGMHGKSFIPMLMGFGCNVPAIMAARSIEDDRDRLITILVVPFVSCGARLPIYVLFAGTFFGRQAGTVIFAMYILGIVIAIISAKLLRSTVVRGKPAPFIMELPPYRVPTLKSSIIHMWDNGFMYIKKAGSIILVGVVIIWIMASFPWGVEYGSEASYVGSLGHAVEPLLKPLGFDWKISVALIFGLVAKEIVVASMGVLYGSGDNSEALSERLLADPGITALSSLSLMAFSLLYMPCVATIGVVKKETGSWKWTTFAIFYGVAVAWITAFIIYQGGRLLGY is encoded by the coding sequence ATGGAAAAAAGGGAGATAAAGATAGCACTCATAGGTAATCCGAACGTTGGGAAAACCACTCTTTTCAATGCTCTTACTGGTTCCAGGCAGCATGTTGGTAACTGGCCAGGTGTCACTGTGGAGAAGAAAAGTGGCCGGGTAACATATAAAGAGTACGATATCGAGGTAATAGACCTGCCCGGTACATACAGTCTCACCGCATACTCCATGGACGAGATCGTTGCCAGGGATTACATAATAGAGGAAAAACCGGATGTTGTAATTCAGGTAGTGGATGCATCAAATCTTGAAAGGAACCTCTACCTGACTACCCAGCTCATGGAACTGGGGTCACGGATACTCATTGTTCTCAACATGTATGACATTGCCGAGGAAAGAGGCGACCGGATATATATCGAAAAGATGCAGGAACTCCTCGCAACCCCGGTGATAAAGACCGTTGCTACGCAGGAGAAGGGAATACACGACCTTCTTGACAGGGTGATCGAACAAAAGGAGATCGATCAGCAGCACGGACACGAGATAGGATACGGCAATGAGATAGAGGACAGGGTTCTTGAGATCGAGAAGGTGCTCAGCGAGGACGAGAATCGTGATAAGCGTTACCCCTTGAGATGGCTTGCCATACGTCTGCTCGAAGGTGACAGCAACGTCAGGGAGAAGATCGCTGACAGCCCGGTATATGACAGAGTAATGAAGATCATCGATTCCATCGACCAGGAAGAATATGAGGCGGAAATCGCAGACAAGCGCTATCTTGCCATCAACACAATATTCCCGCAGATGTGTACCCGTGCCAATGACACACTTACAAAATCGGATATGATCGACAGGGTACTAACTAATAAGTATCTGGGTATCCCGATCTTCCTTGCACTCATGTGGGGTGCATTCGAACTTACATTCGCCTTTGCGACACCATTCATGGATATGATAGACATTGCAGCCACGTGGTTTGCAGGTTATGTATCCTCCAGCCTCCATCCCGACTGGCTGGCTTCACTTGTGGGAGACGGAATAATCGGTGGTGTCGGGGCAGTACTTGTATTCGTGCCGAATATATTCATCCTGTTCTTCCTGCTTTCACTGCTGGAAGGAAGTGGCTACCTTGCCAGAGCTGCGTTCATCATGGACAAGCTCATGTATAAGATAGGCATGCATGGCAAGTCATTCATTCCCATGCTCATGGGATTCGGATGTAATGTGCCTGCTATCATGGCTGCAAGAAGCATAGAGGATGACAGGGACAGACTCATCACCATACTTGTAGTTCCTTTCGTATCCTGCGGAGCCAGACTACCTATATACGTACTGTTCGCAGGCACGTTCTTCGGAAGACAGGCAGGGACTGTCATATTCGCAATGTACATACTGGGGATAGTCATAGCGATCATTTCCGCGAAGTTACTCAGAAGCACGGTGGTCAGAGGTAAACCGGCACCTTTCATAATGGAACTTCCACCATACCGCGTTCCCACGCTCAAGTCCAGTATCATCCATATGTGGGACAATGGATTCATGTACATAAAAAAAGCAGGTTCCATCATCCTTGTAGGTGTTGTCATCATATGGATAATGGCATCATTCCCATGGGGTGTTGAATACGGAAGCGAGGCAAGTTATGTCGGCAGTCTCGGGCATGCGGTGGAACCACTGCTTAAACCACTTGGCTTTGACTGGAAGATATCTGTTGCACTCATATTCGGACTGGTTGCCAAAGAGATCGTTGTGGCATCCATGGGTGTCCTCTACGGTTCGGGTGACAATTCAGAAGCACTCAGCGAAAGACTTCTGGCAGACCCTGGCATCACTGCACTTAGTTCACTCAGCCTCATGGCATTCAGTTTACTGTACATGCCCTGTGTGGCAACCATAGGTGTTGTCAAAAAGGAGACAGGGTCATGGAAATGGACCACGTTCGCAATATTCTACGGGGTTGCAGTCGCATGGATCACAGCATTTATCATCTATCAGGGAGGCAGGTTACTTGGTTATTAA
- a CDS encoding FeoA family protein, translating to MNLQDIEETTLDTLEPGEKARITKVRVKGTARRKLMDMGMVAGTEIELVRNAPLGDPMDYNIKGYHLSIRKEEASQIFINKL from the coding sequence ATGAACTTGCAGGATATTGAAGAGACAACACTTGATACATTAGAACCTGGAGAGAAGGCCAGGATAACAAAAGTGAGGGTAAAGGGTACTGCAAGGAGGAAACTAATGGATATGGGAATGGTTGCCGGTACTGAGATCGAACTTGTCAGGAATGCACCACTCGGAGACCCAATGGATTACAACATAAAGGGCTACCACCTGTCCATCAGGAAAGAAGAAGCAAGTCAGATATTCATCAACAAACTCTAA
- a CDS encoding metal-dependent transcriptional regulator: MTTERTEDYLKVIEKIIERKGYAQVKDVSRELDISSPSVTGMFKKLTKMGFINYEKYGGVTLTPEGEKIAKCTMEKHGIIRDFLLILGLDENIADHDACKIEHVLTPDTFEVLTKFVEFMNIREEWPYWLDHFNHYCETGEVINCIPTAKDDCPVHGKKKAQA; encoded by the coding sequence ATGACAACTGAGAGAACTGAAGATTATCTTAAGGTCATCGAGAAGATAATCGAAAGAAAAGGTTATGCACAGGTTAAAGACGTATCCAGAGAACTTGATATCAGTTCACCCAGCGTCACAGGGATGTTCAAGAAACTTACCAAAATGGGATTCATAAACTATGAGAAATACGGTGGCGTGACCCTTACACCCGAAGGCGAGAAGATCGCAAAGTGTACTATGGAAAAACACGGCATCATCAGGGATTTCTTACTTATTCTGGGTCTTGACGAGAATATTGCAGACCATGATGCATGCAAGATAGAGCATGTGCTAACACCTGATACCTTTGAAGTGCTCACAAAGTTCGTAGAGTTCATGAACATCAGGGAAGAATGGCCATACTGGCTTGACCACTTCAACCATTATTGTGAAACCGGAGAGGTCATTAACTGCATCCCTACGGCGAAGGATGACTGTCCTGTGCATGGAAAAAAGAAGGCACAGGCATAA
- a CDS encoding pyridoxal phosphate-dependent aminotransferase: protein MLSEKVENIPPFYVMEVLERAQQLEEQGRSIIHLEIGEPDQPTAPHICDAAKEAMCAGNTRYTHSQGLIELRQAIARSYHDRFDVDISPDQIIVTSGTSPAMLLLFLAMIDPRDEIIMSNPHYACYPNFVNTVGGVPDFIYTNEDNGFMLQPEEVAAHINPRTKAILINSPSNPTGQVLPDATLRGLAEIAGDIPIISDEIYQGLVYEGEEHTILEYTDNAFVLNGFSKLYAMTGWRLGYLIAPERYIRTLQKIQQNLFISTNAFVQYAGIAALEGPQELTEEMVDTYNKRRLYLIGRLKDIGFEIKVEPKGAYYVLADARKFGEDSLKMSRQILEDIGVAITPGIDFGQGAEGHLRFSYANSLENIMEGMDRLERYLKEGKLKESTQNQ from the coding sequence ATGTTATCTGAAAAAGTTGAAAACATCCCGCCTTTTTACGTAATGGAAGTACTTGAAAGAGCACAACAGCTTGAAGAGCAGGGGAGAAGTATCATCCATCTGGAGATAGGAGAACCTGATCAGCCCACTGCTCCGCATATATGTGATGCAGCAAAGGAAGCAATGTGTGCAGGTAATACCAGATACACACACAGCCAGGGTCTTATAGAACTCAGGCAGGCAATTGCCAGAAGTTATCACGACAGGTTCGATGTGGATATCAGCCCTGACCAGATAATAGTCACATCCGGCACAAGTCCTGCCATGCTTTTGCTTTTCCTTGCAATGATCGACCCAAGGGATGAGATAATCATGTCGAACCCTCACTATGCATGTTATCCCAACTTTGTCAATACTGTGGGAGGCGTACCGGACTTCATCTATACCAATGAGGACAATGGTTTCATGCTGCAGCCGGAAGAGGTTGCCGCACACATCAACCCAAGAACAAAGGCAATACTCATCAATTCCCCATCAAATCCTACCGGACAGGTATTACCTGACGCAACATTAAGAGGACTTGCAGAGATTGCCGGAGATATTCCCATCATATCCGATGAGATATATCAGGGACTGGTCTACGAGGGCGAAGAACATACTATCCTGGAGTATACGGACAATGCCTTCGTGCTTAACGGTTTCTCGAAGCTCTATGCCATGACCGGGTGGAGACTCGGCTACCTGATAGCACCAGAAAGATACATAAGGACATTGCAAAAGATACAGCAGAACCTGTTCATCTCCACGAATGCCTTTGTCCAGTACGCAGGTATCGCTGCCCTTGAAGGTCCGCAGGAACTTACAGAAGAGATGGTCGATACATATAATAAGAGGCGTCTGTACCTGATCGGAAGACTGAAAGATATTGGTTTCGAGATCAAGGTGGAACCAAAGGGAGCTTATTATGTTCTTGCCGATGCCCGCAAATTCGGCGAGGATTCCCTGAAGATGAGCAGGCAGATACTGGAGGATATCGGAGTTGCCATCACCCCTGGCATCGATTTCGGCCAGGGTGCAGAAGGGCACCTTAGATTTTCATACGCCAACAGTCTTGAGAATATAATGGAAGGAATGGACAGGCTGGAACGATATCTTAAAGAGGGAAAACTCAAAGAGAGCACTCAGAACCAGTAA
- a CDS encoding cytochrome c has translation MEKVERYFFALLGLVIVLLLVLVISMVNDQRTSYTYMPGYESGGMMGAGYYGQGGMMGSGYYTDDGMMRGDYVYPYGVDLKTDFDSNGEAIYYTGYNESGSRISFTYGPNWLYVHGGSCVNCHGVDGKGGVPIMMSYVIPPDITYDSLTSEEHEMEDGEEHEVFTEEDIMIAIRDGVEPSGEELDLAMPRWQMSDEDLNDILAYLKEL, from the coding sequence ATGGAGAAAGTTGAACGCTATTTCTTTGCATTATTAGGATTGGTGATCGTGCTCCTTCTTGTATTGGTTATAAGCATGGTGAATGACCAGCGTACAAGCTACACATACATGCCGGGATATGAATCCGGGGGCATGATGGGTGCCGGTTATTATGGACAGGGTGGCATGATGGGTTCAGGATATTATACTGACGATGGTATGATGAGAGGGGACTATGTATATCCTTACGGGGTTGACCTGAAAACAGATTTCGATTCCAATGGGGAGGCCATCTACTATACCGGTTACAATGAAAGCGGATCAAGGATCAGCTTCACATATGGGCCTAACTGGCTCTATGTTCATGGTGGAAGCTGTGTCAACTGTCATGGCGTTGACGGAAAGGGTGGCGTCCCGATAATGATGTCCTATGTCATACCGCCGGACATCACTTATGATTCCCTTACATCTGAAGAGCATGAGATGGAAGATGGTGAGGAACATGAGGTGTTCACGGAAGAGGATATAATGATCGCAATAAGGGATGGTGTTGAGCCATCAGGTGAGGAACTCGATCTGGCGATGCCTCGCTGGCAGATGTCTGATGAGGACCTGAATGATATTCTGGCATACCTGAAAGAACTATGA
- a CDS encoding rubrerythrin family protein — translation MTSKDNLKAAFTGESMANRTYLAFAKKADAEGYTQVAKLFRAAAAAETIHAHNHLQRMGGVGTTMENLKEAVNGETYEFEQMYPKFIEEAKAEGDNKALWSFEVANEVEKVHATLFEKALNELGDNEDVDYYVCPVCGHTHEGKPEDKCPVCGAPASKFERID, via the coding sequence ATGACTTCAAAAGATAACCTTAAAGCAGCATTTACCGGCGAATCAATGGCGAACAGGACATATCTCGCATTTGCAAAGAAGGCAGATGCTGAAGGATATACACAGGTAGCTAAACTCTTCAGGGCTGCTGCAGCAGCTGAAACCATCCATGCACATAATCATCTTCAGCGCATGGGCGGTGTTGGGACTACTATGGAGAACCTGAAAGAAGCAGTCAATGGTGAGACCTACGAATTCGAGCAGATGTATCCTAAATTCATCGAAGAGGCAAAAGCAGAAGGTGACAACAAGGCACTCTGGAGCTTTGAGGTTGCAAATGAGGTCGAAAAAGTTCATGCCACCCTCTTTGAAAAGGCACTGAATGAACTCGGGGACAACGAAGATGTCGATTATTACGTATGTCCTGTCTGTGGCCATACCCATGAAGGTAAACCTGAGGACAAATGTCCTGTCTGTGGTGCACCTGCATCCAAATTCGAAAGGATCGATTAA